The Streptomyces laurentii genome contains a region encoding:
- a CDS encoding hypothetical protein (identified by MetaGeneAnnotator; putative;~sequence version:1) has protein sequence MPRGYLLRVLAPVFFLLALADLLVPLFADGAGGGVTLSAAFALAAASAVCALIGGARAALPVPPTRVRTALRDRARRTAFLPQRDPDARGRRRPRAPGRCLPTAA, from the coding sequence ATGCCCCGCGGGTATCTGCTGCGCGTTCTCGCGCCGGTCTTCTTCCTCCTCGCCCTCGCCGACCTGCTCGTACCGCTCTTCGCCGACGGCGCCGGCGGTGGCGTGACCCTGTCCGCCGCCTTCGCGCTCGCGGCGGCCTCCGCCGTCTGCGCGCTGATCGGCGGGGCCCGCGCGGCCCTGCCCGTACCGCCGACCCGGGTCCGTACCGCCCTGCGCGACCGCGCCCGGCGTACCGCCTTCCTGCCGCAGCGCGACCCCGATGCCCGGGGCCGCCGCAGGCCCAGGGCGCCCGGCCGCTGCCTTCCGACGGCCGCGTAA
- a CDS encoding chitinase (Chitinase [Streptomyces venezuelae ATCC10712];~choice-of-anchor A domain; TIGR04215;~identified by MetaGeneAnnotator; putative), which produces MATTAAAAAAVAALVGPLATQALADPLPGGLGPCLPGSCPSPFPEVNNGPLAGRDNNINIFVGDDFLVRQAAAEAEGKVVVLGDFDMNKRAGGSQVYNVGVVGAGSRVPPDNGTDYLTTGNDITIAPGQRLLAEEDGAFGEVRYGGVLSGTVQPSAVEDPTAADRYRALRGELTAASLCYAYENGAPRTATGTAVNLGYETAFTGDGHSALQVFNVDFDMESASGGSQGLSFTGIPADATVLVNVTGGPSRTIDSYVNGLPDGLRERVLWNFPDATDVIFEGGAQFDGSVLVGNPAGTSTVTMPGMNGRFYTSGSFVHTSAASGGGGQEMHAYPFNGDLPSCAVEPTPTPTPTPTPTPTPTPTPTPTPTPTPTRHRLRRRLPPRHRPRPPRTRVARAVGTAPVADTAAGTAYARTPRRTVTCRTRAPGR; this is translated from the coding sequence GTGGCGACGACGGCTGCCGCGGCGGCCGCCGTCGCCGCACTCGTGGGCCCTCTCGCCACCCAGGCCCTCGCCGACCCGCTTCCCGGCGGTCTCGGCCCCTGCCTGCCGGGCAGTTGCCCCAGCCCGTTCCCCGAGGTCAACAACGGCCCCCTCGCCGGCCGTGACAACAACATCAACATCTTCGTGGGCGACGACTTCCTCGTCCGCCAGGCGGCGGCGGAGGCCGAGGGCAAGGTCGTGGTCCTCGGTGACTTCGACATGAACAAGCGGGCCGGGGGCTCGCAGGTCTACAACGTCGGTGTCGTGGGCGCCGGTTCGCGCGTCCCGCCCGACAACGGCACCGACTACCTCACCACCGGCAATGACATCACCATCGCCCCTGGCCAGCGCCTGCTCGCCGAAGAGGACGGGGCCTTCGGAGAGGTACGGTACGGGGGCGTGCTCAGCGGCACCGTCCAGCCCTCGGCCGTCGAGGACCCGACCGCGGCGGACCGGTACCGGGCCCTGCGCGGGGAACTCACCGCCGCCAGCCTCTGCTACGCCTACGAGAACGGGGCACCGCGCACCGCGACCGGTACCGCCGTGAACCTCGGTTACGAGACGGCCTTCACCGGCGACGGCCACTCCGCCCTCCAGGTCTTCAACGTCGACTTCGACATGGAGTCGGCGAGCGGCGGCTCGCAGGGGCTGAGCTTCACCGGCATCCCGGCCGACGCGACCGTGCTCGTCAACGTCACCGGCGGGCCGAGCCGGACCATCGACTCCTACGTCAACGGGCTTCCGGACGGGCTGCGCGAGCGGGTGCTGTGGAACTTCCCGGACGCGACGGACGTGATCTTCGAAGGTGGCGCGCAGTTCGACGGCAGCGTGCTCGTCGGCAACCCGGCCGGCACGTCGACGGTGACGATGCCCGGCATGAACGGGCGCTTCTACACCAGCGGTTCGTTCGTCCACACCTCGGCGGCGAGCGGGGGCGGCGGACAGGAAATGCACGCGTACCCCTTCAACGGTGATCTGCCGTCCTGCGCGGTCGAGCCGACGCCGACCCCGACCCCCACGCCGACTCCCACCCCGACCCCCACGCCGACTCCCACCCCGACCCCCACGCCGACTCCCACCCGACACCGACTCCGACGCCGACTCCCACCCCGACACCGACCCCGACCCCCACGCACCCGGGTGGCTCGGGCGGTGGGTACGGCTCCGGTGGCGGATACGGCAGCGGGTACGGCGTACGCGCGCACCCCGCGCCGGACGGTCACCTGCCGGACACGGGCGCCGGGTCGATGA
- a CDS encoding 2-hydroxyhepta-2,4-diene-1,7-dioate isomerase (2-hydroxyhepta-2,4-diene-1,7-dioate isomerase or 5- carboxymethyl-2-oxo-hex-3-ene-1,7-dioate decarboxylase [Streptomyces venezuelae ATCC10712];~2-keto-4-pentenoate hydratase/2-oxohepta-3-ene-1,7-dioic acid hydratase (catechol pathway) [Secondarymetabolites biosynthesis, transport, and catabolism]; COG0179;~Fumarylacetoacetate (FAA) hydrolase family; pfam01557;~identified by MetaGeneAnnotator; putative) gives MKLLRVGPAGAERPALLDQDGTLRDLSALVDDIDGRLLSDGSALERIRAALGAGVLPALDPAGLRTGPPVGRIGKVVCVGLNYHAHAAETGAASPAEPVLFLKAADTVVGPEDTVLVPRGAEKTDWEVELAVVIGRTARYLETDEEARAHIAGYTIAHDVSERAFQIEHGGTWDKGKNCETFNPLGPWLVTADEVPDPQDLSLRLWVNGELRQDGHTADQIFPVAQVIRYVSHFMTLHPGDIVNTGTPAGVALGQPEPKPYLRPGDVVELEIEGLGRQRQELKSA, from the coding sequence ATGAAGCTGCTGCGCGTCGGTCCGGCGGGCGCCGAACGGCCCGCCCTCCTCGACCAGGACGGGACGCTGCGCGACCTGTCCGCGCTGGTCGACGACATCGACGGCCGGCTCCTCTCCGACGGCTCCGCGCTCGAACGGATCCGCGCCGCGCTCGGCGCCGGGGTGTTGCCCGCGCTCGACCCGGCCGGGCTGCGCACCGGCCCGCCGGTCGGCCGGATCGGCAAGGTCGTGTGCGTCGGCCTGAACTACCACGCCCACGCGGCCGAGACGGGCGCCGCCTCGCCCGCCGAACCCGTCCTCTTCCTCAAGGCCGCCGACACCGTCGTCGGCCCGGAGGACACCGTGCTCGTGCCGCGCGGCGCGGAGAAGACGGACTGGGAGGTCGAACTCGCCGTCGTCATCGGCCGCACCGCCCGCTACCTGGAGACCGACGAGGAGGCCCGCGCGCACATCGCCGGGTACACGATCGCCCACGACGTCTCCGAGCGCGCGTTCCAGATCGAACACGGCGGCACCTGGGACAAGGGCAAGAACTGCGAGACCTTCAACCCGCTCGGGCCGTGGCTCGTCACCGCCGACGAGGTCCCCGACCCGCAGGACCTCTCGCTGCGGCTGTGGGTCAACGGCGAACTCCGGCAGGACGGCCACACCGCCGACCAGATCTTCCCGGTCGCCCAGGTGATCCGGTACGTCAGCCACTTCATGACGCTGCACCCCGGCGACATCGTCAACACCGGTACGCCGGCGGGTGTCGCCCTCGGGCAGCCGGAGCCCAAGCCGTACCTGCGGCCCGGTGACGTCGTCGAGCTGGAGATCGAGGGGCTGGGGCGGCAGCGGCAGGAGCTGAAGAGCGCGTAG
- a CDS encoding oxidoreductase (Putative oxidoreductase [Streptomyces fulvissimus DSM40593];~UniProt-pubmed:11572948; UniProt-pubmed:20624727; UniProt-pubmed:21463507; UniProt-pubmed:18375553; UniProt-pubmed:20581206; UniProt-pubmed:12000953; UniProt-pubmed:20064060; UniProt-pubmed:21551298;~identified by MetaGeneAnnotator; putative;~putative oxidoreductase; Provisional), which translates to MGLRTGGLWGRIGSGESPLTGGGTPVRTLPGDYPAFYAAVAAALRGTGPNPVPAAEAAAALAVLEAARRSAREGVTVTL; encoded by the coding sequence GTGGGGCTTCGAACCGGGGGGCTGTGGGGCCGGATCGGCTCCGGCGAGTCCCCGCTGACCGGCGGCGGCACCCCGGTCCGGACCCTGCCGGGCGACTACCCCGCCTTCTACGCGGCCGTCGCCGCCGCCCTGCGCGGCACCGGCCCGAACCCGGTGCCGGCCGCCGAGGCCGCCGCCGCGCTCGCTGTCCTGGAGGCGGCCCGGCGGTCGGCCCGCGAGGGCGTCACGGTCACGCTGTGA
- a CDS encoding insertase (KEGG: sgr:SGR_4685 hypothetical protein; TIGRFAM: membrane protein insertase, YidC/Oxa1 family; PFAM: 60 kDa inner membrane insertion protein;~identified by MetaGeneAnnotator; putative;~insertase [Streptomyces flavogriseus ATCC33331];~membrane protein insertase, YidC/Oxa1 family, C-terminal domain; TIGR03592): MSLFFDAFAALIERCADLLTPLFAGASTAAAIVLFTMAVRLAVHPLSRAAARGQKARARLAPQLAALRKKHAKNPERLQKAVMELHAKEKVSPLAGCLPSLLQAPAFFLMYHLFSSGRMAGHDLFGAPLVGRAADAFGQAGPFGPAGLTYLALFVIVAVTATYTFVRTRRQQAAAPATVDTDQPGAGAVMALTRHLPLLSFATLITVAVVPLAAALYVVTSTVWTAVERAFLYRDMPAAALASPAVGA; encoded by the coding sequence ATGTCCCTGTTCTTCGACGCCTTCGCCGCCCTGATCGAACGCTGCGCCGACCTGCTCACCCCGCTGTTCGCCGGCGCCTCGACGGCCGCCGCCATCGTCCTGTTCACGATGGCGGTACGGCTCGCGGTCCACCCCCTCTCGCGGGCCGCCGCCCGCGGCCAGAAGGCCCGGGCCCGGCTCGCCCCGCAGCTCGCCGCGCTGCGCAAGAAGCACGCGAAGAACCCCGAGCGGCTGCAGAAGGCGGTCATGGAACTGCACGCCAAGGAGAAGGTCTCGCCCCTCGCGGGCTGCCTGCCGAGCCTGCTCCAGGCGCCCGCGTTCTTCCTGATGTACCACCTGTTCTCCAGCGGCCGGATGGCCGGCCACGACCTGTTCGGCGCCCCGCTCGTCGGCCGCGCCGCCGACGCCTTCGGGCAGGCGGGACCGTTCGGCCCGGCCGGTCTCACCTACCTCGCGCTCTTCGTGATCGTCGCCGTCACCGCCACGTACACCTTCGTGCGCACCCGGCGGCAGCAGGCCGCCGCGCCCGCGACGGTGGACACGGACCAGCCCGGCGCCGGGGCCGTCATGGCGCTCACCCGCCACCTGCCGCTGCTGTCCTTCGCGACCCTGATCACCGTCGCCGTGGTACCGCTCGCGGCCGCGCTCTACGTCGTCACCAGCACGGTCTGGACGGCCGTCGAGAGGGCCTTCCTGTACCGGGACATGCCCGCCGCGGCGCTCGCCTCGCCGGCCGTGGGCGCGTGA